A region from the Leptospira venezuelensis genome encodes:
- a CDS encoding YHYH protein yields the protein MLRLRSILLTAVAAFIWNCDSSGGTDLSSAAVLLSSSPSQCTPTTTTTLPTTLTDNSSCPGAVNDSTDDLGFGGPTCVTSIAAEAPCWMKTNFHCVTVTVEGSNYVITTNDKPPHKSSYYSVASGYNEAIDSAGGFHTNPNTILSQNITMTIPTTPTVTDCTQSNAGTDSVGVTTLGVVIFNNQAAPGDSFATEYYTMDPSQGHPQNTGKYHYHTEPYKITNDDGSMVGIMLDGFPIYGKKNQSGSYPTLDSTTHTTSCTPTEFPDGTYCYHVENNTGLNGYIIGSYFKGTPGSVD from the coding sequence ATGCTTCGTTTACGATCTATTCTGTTGACCGCAGTTGCCGCTTTTATTTGGAACTGCGATAGTTCTGGAGGAACTGATCTTTCTTCCGCTGCGGTTTTATTATCTTCCTCTCCTTCACAGTGTACACCTACAACCACTACTACATTACCTACAACTCTTACGGATAACTCGTCTTGTCCGGGGGCAGTGAATGACTCAACAGATGATCTTGGCTTTGGAGGGCCAACTTGTGTTACAAGTATCGCTGCAGAGGCACCATGCTGGATGAAAACCAATTTTCACTGCGTAACTGTTACAGTAGAAGGTTCCAATTATGTGATCACAACCAACGATAAACCTCCACATAAAAGCTCTTATTATTCAGTGGCTTCTGGCTATAACGAGGCGATAGATTCTGCTGGCGGTTTTCATACGAATCCAAATACCATTCTGTCTCAGAATATTACGATGACGATCCCAACCACTCCAACTGTTACCGATTGTACTCAGTCCAACGCGGGAACAGATTCTGTAGGAGTTACAACATTGGGCGTTGTGATCTTTAATAACCAGGCAGCTCCTGGAGATTCTTTTGCTACCGAATATTACACAATGGACCCTTCTCAAGGTCATCCTCAGAATACTGGAAAATATCATTATCATACAGAACCTTATAAAATCACAAATGATGATGGTAGTATGGTAGGGATCATGTTGGACGGTTTCCCAATTTACGGAAAGAAAAACCAATCAGGCTCTTATCCTACATTGGATTCTACCACTCATACAACTTCTTGTACTCCAACTGAGTTTCCGGACGGTACATATTGTTATCATGTGGAGAACAATACAGGTTTGAACGGATATATCATCGGAAGTTATTTTAAAGGAACTCCAGGTTCCGTAGACTAA
- a CDS encoding toxin-antitoxin system YwqK family antitoxin: MKFFLLSICFLLVTCDPIRVANTDPSITRNGRYVLYKGEKFFGLLESKAEELEIIRITSYKNGLPDGIEKDVHSNGQVLAEREFSGGKKIGTHLGWFPDGKKRFHNEYLEGQFHGPQWEWRNSGSLYSYAKFDHGKVIGKKMWRENGQIYMNFVIYQGRAYGMTGGKLCSQIRGNEDGNTILF; encoded by the coding sequence TTGAAATTCTTTTTACTCTCGATTTGTTTTCTTCTAGTCACTTGCGATCCGATTCGGGTCGCAAATACTGATCCTTCTATCACTCGAAATGGAAGATATGTTCTTTATAAGGGAGAAAAGTTCTTCGGACTTCTGGAATCGAAAGCAGAAGAATTGGAAATTATTCGAATTACCTCCTATAAGAATGGTTTGCCAGACGGTATAGAAAAGGATGTGCATTCTAATGGCCAGGTTTTAGCAGAAAGAGAATTTTCTGGAGGGAAGAAGATCGGAACCCATTTGGGTTGGTTTCCTGACGGAAAAAAACGTTTTCATAATGAATACTTAGAAGGGCAATTTCATGGTCCCCAATGGGAATGGAGAAACTCAGGATCATTATATTCTTATGCGAAATTCGATCATGGGAAAGTGATCGGAAAGAAGATGTGGAGAGAGAACGGACAGATCTATATGAACTTTGTGATCTATCAGGGACGAGCATACGGAATGACTGGTGGAAAATTATGCAGCCAGATCCGAGGAAATGAAGATGGAAATACGATCTTATTCTAA
- a CDS encoding TAT-variant-translocated molybdopterin oxidoreductase, with translation MDKKNFQKEKKAHWLSLELKDNEKETKDLARSEFFTSPDPVIARIKSGEFDRKTFLKLMGAGVAMTSLNCVRKPVEKIVPYVDLKTDEGNFDFVKHGQSYYYATAFNGTGYLVRSKDGRPLKLEGNEDHPVSQGALGASGQAAIFDLYDPDRAQGPAAVSGGKVENIQWAALDSKVQEALSKNKGNTVIVTRPLDSPSTKAIIADFLKAVGGGQHLEISITSPEDAISKAQAASYGKALVPNYNFELANTILSIDCDFMGGWLSPEEHQKDFAKRRNLRDGAKDLNYFIASETVPTMSGSNADLRLPIRPGDQSKLALAIAAGLGELGANTKDVTGASTVESLASELGVSAEGIRKTAKALWSNKGRSLVVAGGLAASTKEAVDLQILVNFLNSTLDNDGKTVDYASPKKEGLADYSGNLNKLTEALKQTKVGVLFLYDTNLVYQAGDSWKDLLHRAALTVSLTDRADETALASNYLASTTHFLESWGDSEGTKGIFSIQQPAIRPLFNTRSFEDSLIAFAGGSLSGEKSFYEYVKNSWTKKLGSKLKWEDLLRVGTTVRAKDRRKTASATRGFNKAALKKPASYPAGIRLALYETSSIGDGRAANNSLLQELPDPVTKVTWDNYVILSPGLAKEKGIQSNDVVSVKTTKGSIELPAQVQPGMHKDTIGIAVGYGRTAAGKVGNEVGKNAYVLAEDGVFSGISVTSLEKTGKTYKLACTQHHHVLSPGFGYEDRPLVQSTSLEEWKKNPASGVKESEIPKIKKDGKMVYATGANPVHEYPGYKWGMAIDLTACTGCGSCVIACQVENNIPVVGRDEVRVGREMHWLRIDRYYIGDPEKPEDLQIAHQPMLCQQCDNAPCETVCPVMATVHSSEGINDMVYNRCVGTRYCSNNCPYKVRRYNWAQHWYNDTGAEKGSRTPRYLGLNPDVTVRGRGVMEKCNFCSSRIAEKKIQAKNEGRTLKDGELKTACQQSCAADAISFGNTNDKTSTVSKLSADPRSFRVLEYLNVGPAVAYLTRVRA, from the coding sequence ATGGATAAAAAGAATTTCCAGAAAGAAAAGAAAGCTCACTGGCTCTCCCTCGAACTGAAAGATAACGAAAAAGAAACGAAGGATCTGGCGCGCTCTGAATTTTTCACTTCTCCGGATCCAGTCATCGCAAGGATTAAGTCAGGGGAGTTTGATCGTAAGACCTTCCTAAAATTGATGGGTGCGGGAGTCGCAATGACTTCCTTAAATTGTGTACGCAAGCCTGTTGAAAAAATCGTTCCTTACGTTGATCTTAAAACCGACGAAGGTAATTTTGATTTCGTAAAACACGGACAATCTTATTACTACGCTACTGCATTCAATGGAACTGGTTACTTAGTAAGATCAAAAGATGGCCGTCCTCTAAAATTAGAAGGAAACGAAGATCACCCTGTATCTCAAGGTGCTCTTGGAGCTTCCGGACAAGCTGCTATTTTTGATCTTTATGATCCAGATAGAGCGCAAGGTCCAGCGGCAGTTTCCGGCGGAAAAGTGGAGAATATCCAATGGGCCGCTTTGGACTCTAAGGTTCAGGAAGCTCTTTCTAAGAACAAAGGTAACACTGTAATCGTAACAAGACCTCTTGATTCTCCTTCCACCAAAGCGATCATCGCTGACTTCTTAAAAGCAGTAGGTGGGGGACAACATTTAGAGATCTCTATCACTTCTCCAGAAGATGCAATCTCCAAAGCTCAAGCTGCTTCCTATGGAAAGGCTCTTGTTCCTAACTATAATTTCGAATTGGCGAACACTATCCTGTCCATCGATTGCGATTTTATGGGTGGATGGTTGTCTCCTGAAGAGCACCAAAAGGATTTTGCAAAACGCAGAAACCTAAGAGATGGAGCAAAAGATCTTAATTACTTCATCGCTTCTGAAACCGTTCCTACTATGTCCGGATCTAACGCAGATCTTAGACTTCCGATTCGTCCTGGTGACCAGTCCAAACTGGCTCTTGCAATTGCTGCAGGTCTCGGAGAATTAGGAGCAAACACTAAGGATGTTACCGGAGCTTCTACTGTAGAAAGCCTCGCGAGCGAACTTGGAGTTAGTGCAGAAGGTATCCGCAAGACTGCAAAAGCTCTTTGGTCAAACAAAGGTAGATCTCTCGTGGTTGCGGGTGGTCTAGCTGCTTCTACAAAAGAAGCTGTTGATCTTCAGATCCTTGTGAACTTCTTAAACTCTACGTTAGACAACGACGGTAAGACTGTTGATTACGCTTCTCCTAAAAAAGAAGGTTTAGCTGATTATTCAGGTAACTTAAACAAACTTACTGAAGCATTAAAACAAACTAAAGTAGGAGTTCTATTCCTCTATGATACTAACTTGGTTTACCAAGCTGGTGATTCTTGGAAGGACCTTCTTCATAGAGCTGCTTTAACTGTAAGTCTAACAGACAGAGCGGATGAGACTGCACTTGCTTCCAACTATCTGGCTTCGACTACTCATTTCTTAGAGTCTTGGGGAGATTCAGAAGGAACTAAAGGAATATTCTCTATCCAACAGCCTGCGATCCGTCCTTTATTCAACACTCGTTCTTTCGAGGACAGCTTGATCGCTTTCGCTGGCGGATCTCTTAGCGGAGAAAAATCATTTTACGAATACGTAAAGAACTCCTGGACCAAAAAACTGGGCTCCAAACTAAAATGGGAAGATCTTCTCAGAGTTGGAACTACAGTAAGAGCTAAAGACCGCAGAAAGACTGCAAGTGCTACTCGTGGCTTTAATAAAGCTGCTTTGAAAAAGCCTGCTTCTTATCCTGCTGGAATTCGTTTGGCTCTCTATGAGACAAGCTCCATCGGGGATGGTAGAGCAGCAAATAACTCTCTATTACAAGAACTTCCGGATCCTGTTACCAAGGTTACTTGGGACAACTATGTAATCCTTTCACCAGGACTTGCAAAAGAAAAAGGGATCCAATCCAACGATGTAGTTTCCGTTAAAACTACCAAAGGTTCTATCGAACTTCCTGCTCAGGTTCAACCTGGAATGCATAAAGATACGATCGGGATCGCGGTTGGTTACGGTAGAACTGCAGCTGGTAAAGTAGGTAACGAAGTAGGCAAGAACGCATATGTTCTGGCAGAAGACGGAGTATTCTCCGGAATTTCTGTTACTTCTCTCGAGAAAACAGGTAAAACCTACAAGCTTGCTTGCACCCAGCATCACCACGTTTTATCACCAGGTTTCGGATACGAAGATCGTCCTTTGGTTCAATCTACTTCTTTGGAAGAATGGAAAAAGAATCCAGCTTCCGGAGTGAAAGAATCCGAAATTCCTAAAATTAAAAAAGACGGTAAGATGGTCTACGCAACCGGAGCAAACCCGGTTCATGAATACCCTGGTTACAAATGGGGTATGGCTATCGATTTGACTGCTTGTACCGGTTGCGGTTCTTGCGTCATCGCTTGCCAAGTAGAGAACAATATTCCGGTCGTAGGAAGAGACGAAGTTAGAGTGGGTCGCGAGATGCATTGGCTTCGAATCGACCGTTACTATATCGGTGATCCTGAAAAACCGGAAGATCTACAGATCGCTCACCAGCCTATGCTTTGCCAGCAATGTGATAACGCTCCTTGTGAGACTGTTTGTCCTGTTATGGCAACTGTTCATAGTTCTGAAGGGATCAACGACATGGTTTATAACCGTTGCGTTGGAACTCGTTACTGCTCTAACAACTGTCCTTACAAAGTTCGTCGTTATAACTGGGCTCAACACTGGTATAACGATACCGGAGCCGAAAAAGGATCCAGAACTCCTAGATATCTTGGACTTAATCCGGATGTTACGGTTCGTGGAAGAGGGGTTATGGAAAAATGTAACTTCTGTTCTTCTCGTATCGCGGAGAAAAAGATCCAGGCTAAAAACGAAGGTCGTACTTTGAAAGACGGAGAACTGAAGACTGCTTGCCAACAAAGTTGTGCGGCTGATGCCATCAGTTTCGGAAACACGAACGATAAAACTTCTACGGTATCCAAACTTAGTGCGGATCCTAGATCTTTCAGAGTTCTCGAGTATTTAAATGTCGGTCCCGCGGTCGCTTATCTGACCAGGGTAAGAGCTTAA
- a CDS encoding endonuclease/exonuclease/phosphatase family protein: MMHRPLILFLGIPFAFLITISTIAKGQIKKLKVTSFNSYFLYDEIGDSHKFPKDRKHRTEEDFAKIKKIILSNHPDIIGFQEIENETALQHIIINEYDCKATVTPGYSQELGLCWKKELGKPTISELTQLSTRPGLRKGLLAEFNLDGGKISVLVVHLKAGHSPRDKKERKEQILILKDILPSLGKFVLLGDFNEVLERRVDLLKILQRNLKLKIANYKQKSDCWQHHDGFIDYLITNMDWQQGSFAQTKFESDDGNFDGNPSAEKGLSDHCPVSAELLLER, encoded by the coding sequence ATGATGCACCGCCCACTGATCCTATTTCTGGGAATTCCCTTCGCTTTCCTAATAACAATCTCTACTATTGCGAAAGGTCAGATAAAAAAACTTAAAGTTACAAGCTTCAACTCCTACTTTTTATATGATGAGATTGGAGATTCTCATAAGTTCCCGAAAGATAGAAAACATAGAACAGAAGAAGATTTTGCTAAAATTAAAAAAATCATTCTATCCAATCATCCTGATATAATAGGGTTCCAAGAAATAGAAAATGAAACTGCACTTCAGCATATTATAATAAATGAATATGACTGTAAGGCAACGGTCACTCCTGGTTATTCCCAAGAATTGGGGCTTTGCTGGAAAAAGGAACTGGGCAAACCTACGATCAGCGAATTAACACAACTTTCGACTCGCCCAGGCCTCAGAAAAGGTCTACTCGCAGAATTCAACCTTGATGGCGGGAAAATTTCCGTGCTTGTTGTTCATCTAAAGGCAGGCCATTCTCCCAGAGATAAGAAGGAAAGGAAAGAACAGATCCTAATATTAAAAGATATCTTACCTTCTCTCGGCAAGTTTGTTCTATTAGGAGATTTCAATGAAGTTCTGGAAAGAAGAGTAGACCTCCTGAAAATTCTACAACGAAATCTAAAACTTAAAATAGCAAATTATAAACAGAAATCAGATTGTTGGCAGCACCATGACGGCTTCATAGATTATTTGATCACTAATATGGATTGGCAGCAAGGAAGTTTCGCCCAAACCAAATTTGAGTCCGATGATGGCAATTTTGACGGAAACCCAAGTGCAGAAAAAGGTCTTTCCGATCATTGTCCTGTAAGTGCGGAGTTGTTGTTAGAAAGATAG
- a CDS encoding SCO family protein, translating into MEIRSYSKILFCSLIIVSLSFGCAKDPKEEYSEEITDFSVPQKDKLPLYYGKDLQPVWENKNSSKPREISKFIMKDQENQNVSEGLCKGKITVVSFFFTKCAGICPTITNNLSLVQKEFEADPNIQIFSFSATPDLDSPQVLKEYGSKRKIRYEKWKLLTGNQKEIYALARDSFNADTVIPKEDAKKKLTESDFLHSDHVYLLDSQLRLRGIYNGKMRSSIQELNSDIEVLKREL; encoded by the coding sequence ATGGAAATACGATCTTATTCTAAAATTTTATTCTGCAGTTTGATTATAGTCTCCCTTTCTTTCGGTTGTGCGAAGGATCCAAAAGAAGAATATTCAGAAGAGATCACTGACTTTTCCGTTCCTCAAAAGGACAAACTTCCTTTGTACTATGGAAAAGATCTACAGCCTGTTTGGGAAAATAAAAATTCTTCTAAGCCAAGAGAGATTTCCAAATTTATAATGAAGGATCAAGAAAATCAAAATGTTTCTGAAGGTCTTTGTAAGGGAAAAATTACTGTGGTTTCCTTCTTCTTTACTAAATGTGCAGGGATTTGTCCGACGATCACAAATAATTTGAGTTTGGTGCAGAAGGAGTTTGAGGCAGATCCCAATATCCAAATTTTCTCCTTCTCGGCTACACCTGATCTCGATTCTCCTCAAGTCTTGAAAGAGTATGGGTCCAAACGTAAGATTCGTTATGAAAAATGGAAACTTCTCACTGGAAACCAAAAGGAAATTTATGCTTTAGCAAGAGATTCCTTTAATGCAGATACTGTGATCCCGAAAGAAGACGCCAAAAAGAAACTGACTGAAAGTGATTTTCTTCATTCAGATCATGTTTATCTTTTAGATTCACAACTTAGATTGCGCGGAATTTATAATGGAAAAATGAGATCATCTATCCAAGAACTAAATTCAGATATAGAAGTTTTGAAACGAGAACTTTAA
- a CDS encoding c-type cytochrome, with protein sequence MISLQRIFALSLAGLVLWNCESKTPPMEYMPDMADSPAREAQEADSNFPNNTSLRLPPVGAVPQGYFPYEYAGWTQTLDALPNKGLANPIKGDLATLQKGEIKYQTYCSPCHGVRGQGNGTVVGPAPRLNMAQSDGSPMAALTSATAKGYSDGQIYHIITEGKGAMKSYASQVPSEDRWKIILYVRKLQEYDNRTAGK encoded by the coding sequence ATGATTTCACTGCAAAGAATTTTTGCTCTTTCTCTCGCAGGTTTGGTCCTATGGAACTGCGAGTCTAAGACTCCTCCTATGGAGTACATGCCGGATATGGCTGATTCTCCAGCAAGAGAAGCTCAGGAAGCGGACTCTAATTTTCCGAATAATACTTCCTTACGTCTTCCTCCTGTAGGAGCAGTTCCTCAGGGTTATTTCCCATACGAGTATGCTGGTTGGACTCAAACCTTGGATGCTCTTCCAAACAAGGGACTTGCAAATCCTATCAAAGGAGATTTGGCTACTCTTCAAAAAGGGGAGATCAAATACCAAACGTATTGTAGCCCTTGTCACGGTGTTAGAGGACAAGGAAATGGAACTGTAGTAGGTCCTGCTCCTCGTTTGAATATGGCTCAGTCTGACGGAAGCCCGATGGCTGCATTAACATCTGCAACCGCTAAAGGTTATTCCGACGGACAGATTTATCATATCATCACCGAAGGAAAAGGAGCTATGAAAAGTTATGCTTCTCAAGTTCCTTCCGAGGATCGTTGGAAAATCATATTATATGTTCGTAAATTACAAGAATACGACAATAGAACGGCTGGTAAATAA
- the nrfD gene encoding NrfD/PsrC family molybdoenzyme membrane anchor subunit, whose amino-acid sequence MPNAIKEALDIQPLVTGGKSVRDVTEDILKPVEAFPTSLWWKAFILALTITVIDLGIIGYLVYEGLYILGINNPVGWGFFIVNFVFWIGIGHAGTLISAVLYLFRQEWRTGINRAAEAMTIFAVLTAASTLIIHIGRPWMGFWLFPYPNERGPLWVNFRSPLIWDTFAVSTYLSISLVFWYIGLIPDIAAVRDRATTPLRRKVYDILSFGWVGSNKAWSHLETVAMILAALSTPLVLSVHTIVSFDFAVSIVPGWHTTIFPPYFVAGAIFSGFAMVVTLMVIAREVFQLKDYITMKHLENMNKVIMVTGLIVGLAYSTEFFMAWYSGNEYEGFTFVNRAFGPYGWAYFIMFSCNVFAPQVFWSKKLRNSIPVMFIVSIIVNIGMWFERFVIVMTLHADFLPSSWDKYIPTVYDFMMLLGTFGIFFTMFLLFCRLLPVIAIAEVKTVMPHKDGGHH is encoded by the coding sequence ATACCTAACGCAATCAAAGAAGCCCTGGATATCCAACCCTTAGTCACTGGCGGCAAGTCCGTCCGTGACGTTACCGAGGATATCCTCAAGCCGGTCGAAGCTTTCCCCACTTCTCTGTGGTGGAAGGCGTTCATTCTGGCTCTTACTATTACCGTAATCGATTTAGGTATCATCGGATACTTGGTATACGAAGGTCTTTACATCCTCGGGATCAACAATCCTGTAGGTTGGGGATTCTTTATCGTAAACTTCGTATTCTGGATCGGTATCGGTCACGCAGGAACTCTGATCTCCGCGGTTCTTTATTTGTTCCGCCAAGAGTGGAGAACCGGTATTAACCGTGCTGCGGAAGCGATGACCATCTTCGCGGTATTAACTGCTGCATCCACTTTGATCATCCACATCGGACGTCCTTGGATGGGATTTTGGTTATTCCCTTATCCGAATGAAAGAGGACCTCTTTGGGTGAACTTCAGATCTCCGCTGATCTGGGATACTTTCGCGGTTTCCACTTACTTGAGTATCTCTCTTGTTTTCTGGTATATCGGTTTGATCCCTGATATTGCGGCTGTAAGAGATAGAGCGACTACTCCTTTACGTAGAAAAGTTTATGATATTCTTTCCTTCGGATGGGTTGGATCCAATAAAGCATGGTCTCACTTAGAGACTGTTGCGATGATCCTCGCTGCATTGTCTACACCTCTGGTTCTTTCGGTGCACACAATCGTATCCTTCGACTTCGCGGTTTCCATCGTTCCTGGATGGCATACTACGATCTTCCCTCCTTACTTCGTTGCCGGTGCGATTTTCTCCGGATTTGCGATGGTGGTTACTCTGATGGTAATTGCAAGGGAAGTCTTCCAACTGAAAGATTATATTACCATGAAACACTTGGAAAACATGAACAAAGTGATCATGGTTACTGGTTTGATCGTGGGTCTTGCTTACTCCACTGAGTTCTTCATGGCTTGGTATTCAGGAAACGAATACGAAGGATTTACTTTCGTAAACAGAGCATTCGGTCCTTACGGATGGGCATACTTCATCATGTTCAGCTGTAACGTGTTCGCTCCTCAGGTATTCTGGTCTAAAAAACTTAGAAACAGCATCCCTGTAATGTTCATCGTTTCCATCATCGTAAACATCGGTATGTGGTTCGAACGTTTCGTGATCGTGATGACATTACACGCGGACTTCTTACCTTCCAGCTGGGATAAATACATTCCAACAGTTTACGACTTCATGATGTTACTCGGAACCTTCGGTATCTTCTTCACTATGTTCCTTCTCTTCTGTAGATTACTTCCAGTAATTGCAATCGCGGAAGTGAAAACGGTAATGCCTCATAAAGATGGAGGTCATCATTAA
- a CDS encoding cytochrome c3 family protein translates to MNKKALKLSVPLIAIAAVAYLIFSPSKYVGYSPDQPIPFNHKIHAGDNKIDCRYCHTGVETSAHATVPNTSTCMNCHSLVAKNSPDIKFLSESYTNKKPIEWVKIHDLPDHVQFNHSRHISRGVDCSQCHGNVAEMVKVKQVASLNMGYCINCHRENNAPTDCSTCHR, encoded by the coding sequence ATGAATAAGAAAGCTTTGAAACTTTCGGTTCCGCTTATTGCTATTGCAGCAGTGGCTTACCTGATTTTTTCTCCCTCCAAATATGTAGGCTACTCTCCGGATCAGCCTATACCTTTTAACCACAAGATTCACGCAGGTGATAATAAGATAGATTGTCGTTATTGTCACACTGGTGTAGAAACAAGCGCGCACGCAACGGTTCCGAATACTTCTACTTGTATGAACTGTCACTCGCTTGTTGCAAAGAACAGCCCAGATATAAAATTTTTGAGCGAAAGTTACACGAACAAGAAACCGATCGAGTGGGTGAAAATCCACGACCTTCCGGATCATGTTCAGTTCAATCACTCTCGCCATATCTCAAGAGGCGTGGATTGTTCGCAATGCCACGGTAACGTAGCTGAAATGGTCAAGGTCAAGCAGGTTGCATCCCTGAATATGGGATACTGCATCAACTGCCACCGGGAGAATAACGCTCCTACCGACTGTTCCACCTGCCACAGATAA
- a CDS encoding DUF3341 domain-containing protein: protein MYTPKKEQFHTFEETEHGVFGLFDTPAQIIDAAQKTKEKGYTNFDCFTPYPVHGLDDAMGLPRSGLPWVTFFMGIFGCTVGFGMQYLTHKYDWPINISGKSFNAWFAYIPITFEFTVFMAGLSTAAALFFLAKLPRTGRKVLHPDITTDKFALWIPSNSANYSEGSVTDFIKGLGSKHVETVK, encoded by the coding sequence ATGTATACTCCTAAGAAAGAACAGTTTCATACTTTCGAAGAAACTGAGCATGGAGTTTTCGGATTATTCGATACTCCTGCGCAGATCATAGACGCGGCTCAAAAAACAAAGGAGAAGGGTTATACCAACTTCGATTGTTTTACTCCGTATCCTGTTCACGGATTGGATGACGCAATGGGCCTTCCTCGTTCCGGACTTCCTTGGGTGACTTTTTTCATGGGAATTTTTGGATGCACAGTCGGCTTTGGAATGCAGTATTTAACTCATAAATACGACTGGCCGATCAATATTTCCGGAAAAAGTTTCAACGCTTGGTTTGCTTATATTCCAATCACATTCGAGTTTACAGTGTTCATGGCTGGACTTTCTACAGCTGCAGCTTTGTTCTTCCTGGCTAAACTTCCAAGAACCGGTCGTAAGGTTTTACATCCGGATATCACTACCGACAAATTTGCACTTTGGATACCTTCCAACTCTGCAAATTATTCAGAAGGTTCAGTGACCGACTTTATCAAAGGCCTCGGCTCTAAACATGTCGAGACGGTGAAATAG